One part of the Xiphophorus maculatus strain JP 163 A chromosome 1, X_maculatus-5.0-male, whole genome shotgun sequence genome encodes these proteins:
- the pan2 gene encoding PAN2-PAN3 deadenylation complex catalytic subunit PAN2: MMNFEGLDPGMGEYPAGLHGTLEARLEPALDPHLNPSLLQGVELDPEGLAVTVPEPVHLMEGVFSELHSVVSEVGIPVTATHFDLQEEMLWMGNHRGHVTSYFGPTMGRHSSFQVHATDDIRHIQSLETGVLFLSKNNLKCYTRGGLVMFDYPMEEGADMHSLLMTDNNTLLMGGLQNYVVEVDLNTVQETQKFTVEIPGVAIMRQTSRFFFCGHTSGKVTLRDLRTFKTENEFDAFSGSLSDFDVHGNLLAACGFSSRGLNGLACDRFLMVYDLRMMRAVTPLQVHVDPLFLRFIPTYTSRLVIISQTGQCQFCEPTGLANVADIFHVNTVGQLLMSFDVSSSKQALAFGDSSGCVHLWSDVPEVSFNDYSRETDFPLPCLVDTLPQLDWNHDLLPLSLIPMPLTSTEPLLSDWPTPLSTPSPRRAPPVDPEILRTMKTVGFIGYAPNPRTRPRNQVPYKIKDVELDYDNYNQVPESPIGRDEEPHLCMVPKKYRKVTIKYSKLGLEDFDFKHYNRTLFAGLEPHIPNAYCNCMIQVLYFLEPIRCLVQNHLCQKEFCLACELGFLFHMLDLSRGDPCQASNFLRAFRTIPEASALGLILADSDEQTGKAKLGRLIQSWNRFILTQLHQETQEQEGPQAYRGVSSSSLGSSAESAIGKLFGCEVENSSLCRCGKETVRSSLTLLFTMHYPEQNSQDKTVKEYDFAEILKRSICLEQNTQAWCENCEKYQPTVQTRNIRCLPDVLVINCEVNSAKEAEFWKVQAECAYNKAMQKEAMEPAKRTEPPPMPTEWCLDGEEICNTEGFTFDTRAEDLRHVWIPATLKMSISKSQGLEIVSWSESDEISAADEADGVSLYDLVVTVPHIQDARTGGNLVAHIKVGETYHQRKEGVTHQQWYLFNDFLIEPIDKTEAAQFDVSWKVPAILYYAKRNYHSRYDLRIKNPIDASVLLTEASLARKQRKSHATFIPLMVSEMPQAGDLVGLDAEFVTLNQEEAELRSDGTKSTIKPSQMSVARITCVRGQGPNEGVPFIDDYISTQEQVVDYLTQYSGIKPGDLDAKISSKHLTTLKSTYLKLRFLIDTGVRFVGHGLQKDFRVINLLVPKDQVIDTVYLFHLPRKRMISLRFLAWYYLDLNIQGETHDSIEDARTALQLYRKYLELSRGGGSDEVRKVLKGLYEKGRQLDWKVPDSDTGDGQGAAVFPSVMGL, from the exons ATGATGAACTTTGAGGGTTTGGACCCTGGGATGGGTGAGTACCCAGCCGGCCTTCATGGGACTCTGGAGGCCCGGCTGGAGCCCGCCCTGGACCCGCACCTCAACCCGAGCTTGCTGCAGGGCGTGGAGCTGGACCCGGAGGGGCTGGCTGTGACGGTCCCTGAACCGGTGCACCTGATGGAGGGCGTGTTCTCTGAGCTCCACAGCGTGGTCTCAGAAGTTGGCATCCCGGTCACCGCAACCCATTTTGATCTCCAAGAGGAGATGCTGTGGATGGGAAACCACAGA GGCCATGTCACGTCGTATTTTGGGCCGACAATGGGCCGCCATTCTTCTTTCCAAGTCCACGCCACAGATGACATCCGACACATTCAGAGCTTGGAGACGGGGGTGTTGTTCCTCTCTAAGAACAACCTCAAATGCTACACTAGAGGAGGCCTTGTTATGTTTGATTACCC GATGGAGGAAGGAGCTGATATGCATAGTCTCCTGATGACGGATAACAACACTCTGCTCATGGGGGGATTACAGAACTACGTTGTAGAAGTTGATCTCAACACAGTTCAAGAAACTCAAAAG tttacaGTTGAGATACCTGGAGTCGCAATAATGCGTCAAACGAgtcgtttcttcttctgtggccACACATCCGGCAAG GTCACCCTTCGCGATCTTCGCACCTTTAAGACGGAGAATGAGTTTGACGCGTTTTCCGGCAGCCTGTCGGACTTTGACGTTCACGGAAACCTCCTGGCTGCGTGCGGTTTCTCCAGTCGAGGCCTGAACGGGTTGGCCTGCGACCGTTTCTTGATGGTCTACGACCTCCGCATGATGCGAGCTGTTACTCCGCTTCAGGTCCACGTGGATCCCCTCTTCCTGCGCTTCATTCCCACCTACACATCCCGCCTGGTCATCATCTCACAGACAG GTCAGTGCCAGTTCTGTGAGCCCACTGGTCTTGCCAACGTGGCGGACATTTTCCACGTCAACACTGTCGGTCAGCTGCTCATGAGCTTCGACGTTTCGTCGAGCAAACAAGCCTTGGCCTTTGGGGACTCGAGTGGGTGTGTGCACCTGTGGTCTGACGTCCCAGAGGTCTCCTTCAATGACTACTCTCGGGAAACAGACTTTCCTCTGCCCTGTCTGGTGGACACATTGCCTCAGCTGGACTGGAATCACGACCTCCTGCCCCTTTCTCTCATTCCTATGCCGCTAACCAGCACCGAACCGCTGCTGTCAGACTGGCCCACTCCCCTGTCTACACCAAGTCCCAG GCGAGCTCCTCCGGTCGACCCAGAAATCCTGCGCACCATGAAAACCGTCGGTTTCATCGGTTATGCACCAAATCCTCGAACACGCCCTCGAAACCAG GTTCCTTATAAGATTAAAGACGTGGAGCTCGATTACGATAATTACAACCAGGTTCCAGAGTCGCCCATCGGACGTGACGAAGAGCCGCACCTCTGCATGGTGCCCAAGAAGTACAGGAAG GTCACCATTAAATACTCCAAACTTGGACTGGAGGACTTTGACTTCAAACATTACAACAGAACTTTGTTTGCGGGTCTCGAGCCTCACATCCCCAACGCCTACTGTAACTGTATGATCCAG GTATTGTATTTCCTGGAGCCGATCAGGTGTCTGGTGCAGAACCATTTGTGTCAGAAGGAGTTCTGTTTGGCCTGTGAGCTGGGTTTCCTCTTCCACATGCTGGATTTGTCACGAGGAGATCCGTGTCAG GCCAGTAACTTCCTCCGCGCGTTTCGTACCATCCCCGAAGCCTCGGCTCTCGGTCTCATCCTCGCCGACTCTGATGAGCAAACTGGGAAAGCCAAACTGGGACGCCTGATCCAGAGCTGGAATCGCTTCATCCTCACCCAGCTTCACCAGGAGACTCAGGAGCAGGAAGGCCCGCAGGCCTACAGGGGGGTCagcagcag CTCTCTGGGCTCCTCTGCTGAGTCGGCCATCGGGAAGCTGTTTGGCTGTGAGGTGGAGAACAGCAGCCTGTGCCGCTGTGGGAAGGAAACGGTGCGATCCTCGCTCACCTTGCTCTTCACCATGCATTACCCAGAGCAGAACTCCCAGG ATAAAACAGTAAAGGAGTATGACTTTGCTGAGATTCTGAAGAGAAGCATCTGTTTGGAGCAAAACACTCAAGCATGGTGTGAAAACTGTGAGAAGTACCAGCCCACA GTTCAAACACGCAACATAAGGTGTCTGCCGGATGTCCTGGTCATAAACTGCGAAGTAAACAGCGCTAAAGAGGCCGAGTTCTGGAAAGTTCAGGCAGAG TGTGCTTACAATAAGGCCATGCAGAAAGAGGCCATGGAGCCTGCAAAGCGTACTGAGCCGCCACCCATGCCTACAGAGTGGTGCTTGGA TGGGGAGGAGATCTGCAACACGGAGGGTTTCACCTTTGACACCCGGGCCGAGGATCTGCGGCACGTCTGGATCCCCGCCACCCTCAAGATGTCCATCAGCAAAAGCCAAGGGCTGGAGATTGTCAGCTGGTCCGAAAGCGACGAA ATCAGCGCTGCTGATGAGGCGGACGGGGTTTCCCTGTACGACCTTGTGGTCACCGTGCCGCACATCCAGGACGCTCGCACCGGCGGAAACCTGGTCGCCCACATCAAAGTGGGCGAGACGTACCATCAAAGAAAAGAG GGAGTCACACACCAGCAGTGGTACCTCTTTAATGATTTTCTAATCGAACCCATTGATAAG ACTGAAGCTGCTCAGTTTGACGTCAGCTGGAAAGTTCCTGCCATCCTCTACTACGCCAAGAGGAACTACCACTCCAGATACGACCTCCGCA TCAAAAATCCCATTGATGCCAGCGTTCTGCTGACGGAGGCGTCGCTGGCTCGGAAACAGAGGAAGAGTCACGCCACCTTCATCCCCCTCATGGTCAGCGAGATGCCGCAGGCGGGCGACCTGGTGGGGCTGGACGCCGAGTTCGTTACGCTCAACCAG GAAGAGGCAGAGCTGCGGAGTGACGGCACCAAGTCCACCATCAAACCCAGTCAGATGTCCGTAGCCAGGATCACCTGTGTGAGGGGCCAGGGGCCCAATGAGGGGGTCCCCTTCATCGACGATTACATCTCCACTCAGGAGCAG gtgGTCGACTATTTGACGCAGTACTCCGGCATCAAACCAGGAGATCTGGATGCTAAAATTTCCTCCAAACATTTGACCACACTGAAGTCCACATACCTAAAGCTTCGCTTCCTCATCGACACCGGCGTTCGCTTCGTCGGCCATGGTTTGCAGAAAGACTTTCGGGTCATTAATCTCCTG
- the ormdl2 gene encoding ORM1-like protein 2 has translation MNVGVAHSEVNPNTRVMNSRGIWLTYLLLTVVLHIVLLSIPFFSVPLVWTLTNVIHNLAMYLFLHTVKGTPFETPDQGKARLLTHWEQMDYGVQFTSSRKFLTISPIVLHILASFYTKYDATHFLINTCSLMTVLIPKLPQLHGVRIFGINKY, from the exons ATGAATGTTGGCGTAGCTCACAGTGAGGTGAACCCCAACACACGGGTGATGAACAGCAGGGGAATATGGCTCACCTATCTTTTACTGACCGTGGTTCTGCACATTGTTCTGCTCAGCATTCCTTTCTTCTCGGTGCCGCTCGTCTGGACCCTCACCAACGTCATCCACAATCTG GCGATGTACCTGTTCCTACACACAGTGAAGGGCACTCCCTTCGAAACTCCAGACCAGGGCAAAGCCCGTCTGCTCACGCACTGGGAACAGATGGACTACGGCGTCCAGTTCACTTCTTCACGCAAGTTCCTCACCATCTCACCAATTGTTCT GCACATTCTTGCCAGTTTCTACACGAAATACGATGCAACgcattttttaatcaacacaTGCTCCCTGATGACCGTCCTAATCCCAAAGCTGCCGCAGCTTCACGGAGTACGGATATTTGGCATCAACAAATACTGA